From a single Arachis hypogaea cultivar Tifrunner chromosome 3, arahy.Tifrunner.gnm2.J5K5, whole genome shotgun sequence genomic region:
- the LOC112789646 gene encoding uncharacterized protein: MAKLSSSSSSSSPSSVSNSENSRELLCVGTLEIATPKPVGFLCGSIPVPTDKSFHAFHSPLLPTPQTVNAPRYRYRMLPTETDLNMPPLLADFPDKVLPVGYVQSKATGGDFPWEGNAVASNFTRKCEALAVSGLADYGDEIDVIAPADILKQIFKMPYSKARLSIAVHRIGQTLVLNTGPDVEEGEKLIRRHNNQSKCADQSLFLNFAMHSVRMEACDCPPTHNVSQEEKSKSSVLPGSKTPHIVEQNDVVQADGYKCCSEYSNVKQDVIWGSKNNRRNKNHSPANKVSHVGEKPRTTMQESEKQRKAGNDSFLRVLFWQFHNFRMLLGSDLLLFSNEKYVAVSLHLWDVTRQVTPLTWLEAWLDNVMASVPELAICYHRNGVVQGYELLKTDDIFLLKGISEDGTPAFHPYVVQQNGLSVLRFLQENCKQDPGAYWLYKGAGEDDIQLFDLSVIPKNHSSNDCDDASSSLPSLINRGRSDAVYSLGTLLYRIAHRLSLSMAAKNRARCVSFFRKCLEFLDDSDHLAVRAIAHEQFARLILNYDEELNLTSDSLAVECGLTLTEAKESPWDAENTNSESVAPEVFYLLADDKSHEHEQTPDSVDGDAQLSNHRTSLSSSSPDASSSSGCEVCPVTTPVVQTVADPISSKLAAVHHVSQAIKSLRWMRQLHSNEPEVMDRFDEDHDRSPSSFDVSVCACGDADCIEVCDIREWLPTSKLDHKLWKLVLLLGESYLALSEAYKEDGQLHQALKVIQLACSVYGSMPSHLEDTEFISSMVSSSSLQRKCYDINESRTLLNDVKDETVNGYLTVERKSSTYIFWSKAWELVGDVYVEFHRIKSNEISVQDVRRPANSELKMSSEVAKEVKRLKKKLVQLNQNCSSCSLVNCSCQSDRASSGSSASSSSADMSLTTYGRKHGKRWFTKNTNYLHPKDPGDELILNENKKDFEHFEHSNYGGNLIDTLDGSAIEVESLAAMNSRTHEGSSEPDNSGSSALSQTELSPKVTGIVKNGGIFDYLSKPVLGDVEHNLLAALKCYEEARKALLKLPSGLSELESLVKKKGWVCNELGRIRIENKELNKAELAFVDAIVAFREVSDHTNIILINCNLGHGRRALAEEMVSKIENLKLQNIFHNAYSHALEAAKLEYKESIRYYGAARLELNAVNEDDDAVTSSLRKEVHTQYAHTYLRLGMLLARENSTAELYENGSLEDTCVRHTNSHDRRRKELRKHEISANEAIREALSVYESLGELRKQEAAYAYFQLGCYQRDCCLKFMNAGNKKSLSTKGENSTDHRVKQYSSLADRNWQKAMDFYGPKTHPNMYITILMERSSLSLSLSSQIRSSAVLESALVLMLEGRHVSETSTDTFSTGYPELHAKYWSQLQMVLKKMLAMVLSSSANKSPCQSSLSSGRLGDGGKIRELYKMSLKGTDMTQLHAMYSLWMS; this comes from the exons ATGGCGAAGTTATCATCATCTTCGTCGTCGTCGTCGCCATCATCAGTTTCAAACTCGGAAAATTCTCGCGAGCTTCTGTGTGTAGGAACCTTGGAAATCGCCACTCCAAAGCCCGTTGGGTTCCTCTGCGGCTCAATCCCTGTTCCAACTGACAAGTCTTTCCATGCTTTCCATTCCCCTCTTCTCCCAACTCCTCAAac AGTGAATGCTCCACGATATCGGTATCGGATGCTGCCAACTGAGACTGATCTGAATATGCCGCCTCTTCTTGCGGATTTCCCAGACAAGGTTCTTCCTGTTGGTTATGTGCAGTCCAAGGCTACTGGAGGAG ACTTCCCTTGGGAGGGCAATGCTGTTGCTTCAAATTTTACAAGAAAATGTGAGGCCCTCGCAGTATCTGGCTTGGCTGATTATGGGGATGAGATTGATGTAATTGCTCCAGCAGACATTTTGAAGCAGATATTTAAAATGCCATATTCCAAGGCTCGATTGTCAATTGCTGTTCATCGAATTGGCCAGACCCTTGTTTTAAATACTGG GCCAGATGTTGAAGAAGGAGAAAAGTTGATTAGGAGGCATAACAATCAATCAAAATGTGCAGATCAGTCACTATTCTTGAATTTTGCTATGCATTCAGTCAGAATGGAGGCCTGCGATTGTCCACCAACTCATAATGTTTCACAAGAGGAGAAATCAAAATCTTCAGTTCTTCCTGGAAGCAAAACACCCCATATTGTGGAACAGAATGATGTTGTTCAAGCTGATGGATACAAATGCTGTTCTGAGTACTCAAATGTTAAGCAGGATGTCATTTGGGGAAGCAAGAATAACAGGAGAAATAAGAACCATAGTCCTGCCAATAAAGTGTCACATGTTGGTGAAAAACCCAGAACAACAATGCAAGAGtctgaaaaacaaagaaaagctgGTAATGATAGCTTTCTGAGGGTCCTGTTCTGGCAGTTTCATAATTTTCGGATGCTCCTTGGAAGTGATTTGCTTCTGTTTAGTAATGAAAAGTATGTTGCTGTGAGCTTGCATTTGTGGGATGTCACAAGACAG GTCACACCTTTGACATGGCTTGAAGCCTGGCTTGACAATGTTATGGCAAGTGTGCCTGAGCTGGCAATATGTTATCATCGTAATGGTGTTGTTCAGGGATATGAGCTTCTGAAGACAGATGATATTTTTTTACTTAAAGGGATATCTGAGGATGGGACGCCAGCATTTCATCCATATGTTGTCCAGCAAAATGGCCTTTCCGTTTTGAGGTTCCTTCAGGAAAATTGCAAACAGGATCCTGGAGCTTACTGG CTTTATAAAGGTGCAGGTGAAGACGATATACAGCTTTTTGATCTTTCTGTTATTCCCAAAAACCATTCATCTAATGATTGTGATGATGCTTCAAGTTCCTTGCCATCTTTAATCAATAGAGGTAGAAGTGATGCAGTGTATTCACTGGGAACACTCCTGTATCGAATCGCTCACAGGCTTTCACTGTCAATG GCTGCTAAAAATAGGGCTAGATGTGTCAGCTTCTTTAGGAAGTGTTTGGAATTTCTTGACGACTCAGACCACCTG GCAGTACGAGCAATTGCTCATGAACAGTTTGCAAGGCTGATTTTAAATTATGATGAGGAGCTTAATCTAACATCGGACTCACTAGCTGTGGAATGTGGACTAACTCTTACTGAAGCCAAAGAGTCACCTTGGGATGCCGAAAACACTAATTCTGAGTCAGTTGCTCCAGAAGTATTCTATCTCCTAGCGGATGACAAATCCCATGAACATGAACAAACACCTGACTCAGTAGATGGTGATGCACAATTGAGCAACCACAGAACGTCTCTATCCAGCTCATCTCCAGATGCTAGCAGCTCTTCTGGATGTGAAGTATGTCCAGTTACCACACCTGTGGTTCAGACAGTTGCTGATCCAATATCATCTAAGTTAGCCGCAGTACATCATGTTTCACAGGCCATTAAGTCTCTGAGATGGATGCGACAGCTTCACAGCAACGAACCAGAGGTGATGGATCGGTTTGATGAAGATCATGATAGGTCACCGTCATCTTTTGATGTTTCTGTTTGTGCTTGTGGGGATGCTGACTGTATTGAGGTTTGTGACATTCGAGAATGGCTACCAACATCCAAGTTGGATCATAAGTTGTGGAAGCTTGTTCTTTTGCTTGGAGAATCTTATTTAGCACTTTCCGAAGCATACAAGGAGGATGGTCAACTGCATCAAGCTTTAAAGGTTATACAGTTAGCATGTTCTGTTTATGGATCAATGCCTTCACATCTGGAGGACACGGAGTTCATTTCTTCTATGGTTAGTAGCTCATCCTTGCAGAGAAAATGCTATGATATAAATGAAAGTCGTACATTGCTGAATGATGTAAAAGATGAGACTGTTAATGGGTATCTCACTGTTGAGAGGAAGTCTTCTACTTACATTTTCTGGTCCAAGGCATGGGAGCTGGTCGGAGATGTTTATGTCGAGTTCCATAGGATAAAGAGTAATGAAATTTCAGTACAAGATGTGAGAAGACCTGCAAACAGTGAATTGAAAATGTCATCTGAGGTTGCTAAGGAAGTTAAAAGGCTGAAGAAGAAGCTGGTGCAGTTGAACCAGAATTGTAGTTCATGTTCCTTGGTAAATTGTAGTTGCCAAAGCGACAGAGCTAGTAGTGGAAGCAGTGCAAGCAGTAGTAGTGCAGATATGAGCCTGACGACTTATGGTAGAAAGCATGGTAAACGATGGTTTACTAAAAATACCAATTATTTGCATCCAAAAGATCCTGGAGATGAGCTCATTCTTAATGagaataaaaaagattttgaacatTTTGAGCACAGTAATTATGGTGGAAACTTGATAGATACTCTTGATGGTAGCGCGATTGAAGTTGAATCCTTGGCAGCTATGAACTCCAGAACACATGAGGGATCTTCAGAGCCCGACAATTCCGGTTCCAGTGCTCTATCACAAACTGAATTAAGTCCAAAGGTAACAGGTATAGTTAAAAATGGTGGTATCTTTGATTATCTAAGTAAACCTGTACTTGGAGATGTTGAGCACAATCTATTAGCTGCTTTAAAATGCTATGAAGAAGCTAGAAAAGCATTGCTTAAACTTCCATCTGGTTTATCTGAGTTAGAATCACTGGTTAAAAAGAAAGGGTGGGTTTGTAATGAATTGGGGAGAATTAGAATAGAAAATAAAGAGTTGAACAAGGCTGAACTGGCCTTTGTAGATGCTATAGTTGCATTCAGAGAAGTTTCAGATCACACCAATATAATATTGATAAACTGTAATTTGGGTCATGGCCGACGAGCTTTAGCTGAGGAGATGGTATCAAAAATTGAGAATCTCAAATTACAGAACATCTTTCATAATGCATACAGTCATGCTCTGGAAGCTGCaaaactagaatataaagaatCTATTAGATATTATGGGGCAGCAAGGCTAGAACTAAATGCTGTAAATGAGGATGATGATGCTGTGACAAGCAGCTTGAGGAAGGAGGTACATACACAGTATGCTCATACTTATCTGCGGCTTGGCATGCTTTTGGCAAGAGAAAATAGTACAGCTGAACTGTATGAGAATGGATCACTGGAGGATACCTGTGTAAGGCATACAAATTCCCATGACCGAAGAAGGAAAGAATTGAGAAAGCATGAGATTTCAGCTAATGAGGCCATTAGGGAAGCATTATCTGTGTACGAGTCTCTAGGTGAACTACGCAAACAGGAGGCTGCATATGCTTACTTCCAGTTAGGTTGCTATCAGAGGGattgttgtttgaaatttatgAACGCTGGCAATAAGAAAAGCCTTTCAACAAAAGGTGAAAATAGCACTGACCATCGAGTCAAGCAGTATTCATCTCTAGCAGACAGGAACTGGCAAAAAGCAATGGACTTTTATGGCCCTAAAACCCATCCTAACATGTATATTACTATACTCATGGAAAGGTCGTCTCTTTCATTAAGCCTTTCAAGTCAAATACGCTCCAGTGCG GTTCTTGAGTCAGCTTTGGTTCTCATGCTCGAAGGACGCCATGTTTCAGAGACAAGCACTGACACTTTCAGTACTGGTTATCCTGAACTGCATGCGAAATACTGGAGTCAGTTGCAGATGGTTTTGAAGAAAATGTTGGCGATGGTACTATCATCAAGTGCGAACAAATCTCCCTGCCAATCGTCTCTATCCTCTGGTAGACTTGGGGATGGAGGAAAGATCAGGGAACTGTATAAGATGTCCCTCAAGGGTACGGACATGACCCAACTGCATGCCATGTACAGCTTGTGGATGTCATAA